A single window of Paenibacillus sp. SYP-B4298 DNA harbors:
- a CDS encoding beta-ketoacyl synthase N-terminal-like domain-containing protein: MSNRDVAITGSGMIASGGVGSEQVWQSILYRPASPESRVYQMGDGSELEYPVYQAPKVNPGDWLTPFQCEWWKEEGIYDDPDFTLMMAAARMALEDAGIRESERESVALVIGHENLGMNRLIDGILTSTHHDGNRHPLHPITPLLAYEAYQERFYKLQTFPYLFYLSKTLHLGGIGYVTNNACATGLYAMELGSQLIRSGQADIVLVVCSDYAHVTEHLWLANKGFGSEKQSLRPFDLHRDGSILGDGAAAVVLESSERIQSKSSKPMYRYAGSAFKQDRWQMTLPDVTSHAYSRVMELANSRWLRAPVDLLVPHGTGNTLWDRYEAMEIKRAFTDLPAITAFKGYIGHTLGANSLIESILLLKCLEHQIIPRTANYEHSDPQIHLPILSDTVERPIKRVMKSVPAYGGFIAASAFELL, from the coding sequence ATGAGTAATCGCGATGTTGCCATTACCGGAAGCGGGATGATTGCTTCCGGTGGAGTAGGCTCCGAGCAAGTGTGGCAGTCTATACTCTATCGTCCAGCTTCACCCGAATCCAGGGTGTATCAGATGGGGGATGGGAGCGAGCTGGAATATCCTGTCTATCAAGCCCCGAAGGTGAATCCGGGGGATTGGTTAACTCCCTTTCAATGCGAGTGGTGGAAGGAAGAGGGGATCTATGATGACCCGGACTTCACCTTAATGATGGCCGCTGCCCGGATGGCGCTAGAGGATGCAGGCATTCGAGAGTCCGAGCGAGAATCCGTGGCTCTTGTTATCGGTCACGAGAACCTGGGGATGAATCGATTGATCGACGGTATATTAACCAGCACTCATCATGACGGCAATCGTCACCCGCTTCATCCCATTACCCCCTTGTTGGCCTATGAAGCCTATCAGGAAAGATTCTACAAGTTGCAAACATTCCCCTATTTATTTTATTTATCGAAGACATTACATTTAGGTGGAATCGGATATGTAACCAATAATGCATGTGCAACGGGATTATACGCCATGGAGCTGGGGAGTCAACTGATCCGCTCAGGACAAGCCGATATTGTCCTCGTGGTTTGCTCCGACTATGCTCATGTAACCGAGCATTTATGGCTTGCCAATAAAGGGTTCGGTTCAGAGAAACAATCATTACGCCCCTTTGACCTGCATCGGGATGGATCGATTCTGGGAGATGGAGCAGCGGCTGTCGTACTGGAGTCATCTGAGCGTATACAATCAAAGTCGAGCAAGCCCATGTATCGCTATGCCGGATCGGCATTTAAGCAGGACAGGTGGCAAATGACTCTTCCCGATGTGACATCGCATGCCTATTCCCGTGTTATGGAATTGGCGAACAGCCGATGGCTTCGTGCTCCAGTTGATCTGCTGGTACCTCATGGAACGGGGAATACGCTGTGGGATCGCTATGAGGCTATGGAAATTAAGCGAGCGTTCACTGATCTTCCGGCGATTACCGCATTCAAAGGATATATAGGTCATACGCTTGGCGCCAATAGCTTGATCGAGTCGATCCTGCTTTTGAAGTGCCTGGAGCATCAGATTATACCTCGAACGGCCAACTACGAACATTCAGACCCGCAGATTCATCTTCCTATCCTATCGGACACTGTAGAGAGACCCATAAAACGTGTGATGAAAAGTGTACCTGCTTATGGCGGATTTATTGCTGCCTCAGCATTCGAGCTTCTATAA
- a CDS encoding SDR family NAD(P)-dependent oxidoreductase — protein MTQAQAYWDFRGKRAIVTGGSRGIGRAIVKLLAKSGAEVVFTYSKDHASAHQLEEECRFEGGLVSASCCDHSSEEAIDRFVAETESFVSEGLHFLVNNVGITKDGPMYKMNSDQWNDVIQTNLGSMFWLTKRLMRPLALAEGQVVNMTSVAGVTGMSGQVNYASSKAGIIGFTKSLAKEWASLGIRINAVAPGYIDTSMLDRLPPGKKNQVRQLSLMRRAGRPEEIAQVTAFLLSEAASFVTGQIIVADGGLTL, from the coding sequence ATGACCCAAGCACAAGCATACTGGGATTTTCGGGGGAAACGGGCCATAGTTACCGGAGGCTCCCGGGGGATCGGCAGAGCCATAGTCAAGCTTCTTGCAAAATCAGGCGCCGAGGTTGTATTCACGTATAGCAAGGATCATGCTTCAGCGCATCAACTGGAGGAGGAATGCCGGTTTGAAGGGGGCTTGGTATCTGCTAGCTGCTGTGACCATTCCAGCGAAGAGGCGATCGACAGATTTGTAGCTGAAACCGAGTCTTTTGTATCCGAGGGCCTGCATTTCCTTGTTAATAACGTGGGCATTACCAAAGATGGTCCGATGTACAAAATGAATTCAGATCAATGGAATGACGTTATTCAAACGAACCTCGGATCGATGTTCTGGCTAACAAAGCGTCTAATGAGACCATTGGCACTCGCAGAAGGTCAGGTCGTCAATATGACCTCTGTTGCAGGTGTGACGGGAATGAGCGGACAGGTCAATTACGCTTCCTCTAAAGCAGGAATTATCGGATTTACCAAATCACTAGCCAAAGAATGGGCGTCATTAGGTATTCGTATTAATGCGGTCGCCCCGGGGTATATAGATACCTCGATGTTAGACAGGTTGCCACCTGGAAAAAAGAATCAGGTTCGGCAGCTATCATTAATGCGAAGAGCAGGCAGACCGGAGGAGATTGCGCAAGTAACAGCCTTTCTCCTCTCTGAAGCAGCTTCCTTTGTCACAGGTCAGATCATCGTTGCAGATGGCGGGCTTACACTATAA
- a CDS encoding acyl carrier protein: MTNHKDELTQRVMEIIGEMTDQQLDEQALDRPFHELGVDSLMALELAVYIEREYKVRLDESELAEIASMRQLLHIIKTKSMKS, translated from the coding sequence ATGACCAATCATAAGGATGAACTAACGCAACGTGTAATGGAGATAATCGGGGAAATGACCGATCAACAGTTGGATGAACAAGCGCTTGATCGTCCTTTCCACGAATTAGGGGTTGACTCTCTCATGGCGTTAGAGCTAGCCGTATATATCGAGCGGGAGTACAAGGTCAGGCTAGATGAGAGCGAGCTGGCCGAAATTGCCTCAATGCGTCAACTGCTGCATATCATTAAGACAAAGAGCATGAAATCATGA
- a CDS encoding DUF1702 family protein, translating into MILIGMILLIIIAVLMLPSLYLSMFRQHIPRMQQRFQKGYVGDIYSRRFPRILEAFLTGNNRVLKRFWKVDEVYSSLNNDFGSFYRGFAFEGAGMGLAVQASRYYGRAKRFEGMIHALSPHYIYQYYVGLGWYLNIRYGYRYSGYKRWVTNLTPRYASILFDGVGFRAALFRLEQDPLIHQKFERFPFSYSRVCYQGFGRGLWFVNRFQLPLVVNDIQQLPMKYRNDAYSGLGLAVAYSFFDNMAFAIRAESLITKQHRPAFRQGVAFGWEARRLHDIEYWAAQLSRYPDTLSNQAEWYIACVHQAREMDDEESEQDLYTAWMDRTRALLAGEMN; encoded by the coding sequence ATGATACTCATCGGAATGATACTGTTGATTATAATCGCTGTGTTGATGCTGCCCTCGTTATACCTGTCTATGTTTCGTCAACATATCCCGCGAATGCAGCAGCGTTTTCAGAAGGGATATGTCGGGGACATTTACTCCAGGCGCTTCCCACGAATATTGGAAGCCTTCCTTACAGGGAATAACCGTGTGCTCAAGCGCTTCTGGAAGGTAGATGAAGTCTATTCTTCGTTAAATAACGATTTCGGTTCATTCTATCGCGGTTTTGCATTTGAAGGGGCAGGGATGGGGTTGGCTGTTCAGGCATCACGGTACTATGGACGCGCGAAACGTTTTGAGGGGATGATCCACGCGCTCTCCCCTCATTATATTTATCAATATTACGTAGGGCTAGGCTGGTACTTAAATATTCGTTACGGTTACAGGTATAGTGGCTACAAGCGATGGGTTACCAACCTAACTCCCCGTTATGCGTCGATTCTCTTTGACGGTGTCGGATTTCGTGCTGCATTGTTTCGATTGGAGCAGGACCCGCTGATCCATCAGAAGTTTGAGAGATTTCCGTTTAGCTATAGTCGGGTTTGCTATCAAGGGTTTGGCAGAGGGCTATGGTTCGTCAATCGGTTTCAATTGCCCTTGGTCGTCAATGATATTCAACAATTGCCCATGAAGTACCGCAATGATGCTTATAGTGGCCTGGGACTTGCAGTGGCCTATAGTTTTTTCGACAACATGGCTTTTGCTATTCGTGCGGAAAGTCTGATTACGAAACAGCACCGTCCGGCCTTCCGTCAAGGGGTTGCTTTTGGTTGGGAAGCACGCCGGCTTCATGATATAGAGTATTGGGCGGCACAGTTAAGCCGTTATCCTGACACATTATCTAATCAGGCAGAATGGTATATTGCATGTGTGCACCAGGCACGGGAAATGGACGATGAGGAAAGTGAACAAGATCTATATACCGCTTGGATGGATCGGACTCGAGCGCTTCTGGCAGGAGAGATGAACTAA
- a CDS encoding CRTAC1 family protein — protein MKPYRITLFILLFIVVTILSACGGGTQQDYGFTYNDVTETAGISFVHETSEFDPKLAHMLPWFASTGAGVAVADFDGDGLMDIYFANSKPGSMNALYRNNGDGTFTDVAAEAGVADVNQGGVTQAVLWFDYDNDGFPDLFVGMWGKSRLFHNNRDGTFTDITDQAGAGYQGYVNKVITLDYNKDGHLDLYLGTYFRETDDLWNLTSTKVLYDDFERARNGGRNVLLRNNGDGTFTDVTKELGVDDTGWTLAVGAADLDHDGWPDIYVANDFGPDTLYMNEQGRSFRKVVQSRGIGDDTFKGMNVDFADVFRDGKFVNYVSNITKEKYLLEGNQLWHEDENGVYRDRAEEMGVKQSGFSWGARFFDANNSGNMSLMVTNGFISASKKRDYWFDMGTLATTPGYVVEDARNWPAFKDKSMSGYEQKSLFLNDGKGFTNVAQDVGITFVEDGRGIAAVDLWNRGVLDLVFANQGGQARMYKVNNETGNHWIKLHLIGQAPSNRDAVGARVTFTVKGISTVIERDGGNSHGGQSDPRIHFGLGDSEQVDSIRIEWPSGRVQELHNVKADLQLQIIEETESGSK, from the coding sequence TTGAAACCATACCGAATAACTCTCTTCATACTTTTATTTATTGTTGTGACCATTCTGTCCGCATGTGGAGGGGGGACGCAGCAAGATTACGGCTTTACGTATAACGACGTTACGGAGACAGCAGGAATCAGCTTTGTACATGAAACCTCAGAGTTTGATCCCAAGCTTGCTCATATGCTCCCGTGGTTTGCTTCTACTGGAGCCGGAGTGGCTGTAGCGGACTTTGATGGAGACGGCTTGATGGATATTTATTTTGCCAATAGTAAACCGGGCAGTATGAATGCTCTATATCGTAACAACGGGGATGGAACGTTTACGGATGTGGCCGCAGAGGCTGGCGTGGCTGATGTCAATCAAGGGGGCGTTACACAAGCCGTATTATGGTTTGATTACGACAATGACGGTTTCCCTGATTTGTTTGTCGGGATGTGGGGCAAGAGCCGTCTATTCCATAATAACAGGGATGGAACGTTTACCGATATTACGGATCAGGCGGGGGCCGGTTATCAAGGGTATGTCAATAAGGTCATCACATTGGATTACAATAAGGATGGTCATCTGGATCTATATTTAGGCACTTATTTCAGGGAAACGGATGATTTGTGGAATCTAACGTCTACGAAGGTGCTGTACGACGATTTTGAACGGGCACGTAATGGCGGACGGAATGTTCTCTTGCGAAATAATGGCGATGGCACATTTACAGATGTGACTAAGGAGCTGGGGGTAGACGATACCGGCTGGACACTGGCCGTTGGAGCTGCGGATCTTGATCATGATGGCTGGCCGGATATTTATGTGGCGAATGATTTTGGGCCAGATACGCTCTATATGAATGAACAGGGGCGTTCCTTCCGAAAGGTTGTGCAAAGCCGTGGTATCGGGGACGATACATTTAAAGGGATGAATGTTGATTTTGCTGATGTGTTCCGTGATGGGAAATTTGTGAATTATGTAAGCAATATCACCAAAGAAAAATACCTGCTGGAAGGAAATCAGCTCTGGCACGAGGATGAGAACGGGGTGTATCGAGACCGTGCGGAGGAAATGGGCGTGAAGCAGTCCGGGTTCTCATGGGGAGCGAGATTTTTCGACGCCAATAACAGCGGTAATATGAGTCTGATGGTGACGAATGGATTTATCTCTGCAAGTAAAAAGAGGGACTATTGGTTTGATATGGGCACACTGGCGACAACTCCGGGCTATGTGGTCGAAGATGCGCGTAACTGGCCGGCCTTCAAGGACAAGAGCATGTCAGGCTATGAACAGAAGAGCCTGTTCTTGAACGATGGCAAAGGATTCACGAACGTTGCACAGGACGTAGGAATCACATTCGTTGAAGATGGGCGGGGGATTGCTGCGGTAGATTTGTGGAACCGGGGCGTCCTGGATCTTGTATTTGCTAATCAGGGTGGTCAGGCCAGAATGTACAAGGTGAATAACGAAACCGGGAATCACTGGATTAAGCTGCATCTGATTGGTCAAGCCCCAAGTAATCGTGATGCAGTGGGTGCCCGCGTGACCTTCACAGTAAAAGGGATATCGACCGTAATCGAAAGAGATGGCGGGAACAGTCATGGCGGACAGAGTGACCCCCGTATTCACTTCGGGTTGGGGGATTCAGAGCAAGTGGATTCGATCCGCATCGAATGGCCGAGCGGACGCGTGCAAGAGCTCCACAATGTAAAAGCTGATCTGCAGTTGCAGATCATTGAGGAAACGGAAAGTGGGTCTAAATAG
- a CDS encoding PDZ domain-containing protein gives MSDVTITSGDSEFHDGDQVHITIGELHNHAVCMACKPYELIAFDEHYSVVLPDGGLWEYRLQTTFSLEQLLSTTKVTVNVEGYTEDEMMQWVRECGETGWRQSLFHLKTVIELGLDLRNAIFNYPRLGVLNYTATTAQLQASGLLQLGIRGNYIKTVYPNSPAHQAGLRDGIIITQIGGMPVPTYNDLVKALSSYYGKNCSVPVNYYALGQPFETIIHLTYDDQFTGMIDPAHVTVEELVNQRIQKSST, from the coding sequence TTGAGTGATGTAACCATTACTTCTGGAGACAGCGAGTTTCATGATGGGGATCAGGTTCACATTACGATCGGAGAGCTGCATAATCATGCGGTTTGCATGGCGTGCAAGCCGTATGAGCTCATCGCTTTTGATGAGCATTATTCCGTAGTCCTGCCTGACGGAGGGCTGTGGGAATATCGACTCCAAACGACCTTTTCGCTTGAGCAGCTCCTATCGACTACCAAGGTGACCGTTAACGTGGAAGGGTATACGGAGGATGAAATGATGCAGTGGGTGCGGGAATGCGGAGAAACCGGATGGAGACAATCTCTATTTCATCTAAAAACCGTAATTGAGCTGGGATTGGATTTACGCAACGCGATATTTAATTATCCCCGACTTGGCGTTCTCAACTATACCGCGACAACAGCGCAGCTTCAGGCCAGTGGACTATTACAGCTAGGGATTCGAGGGAATTATATCAAGACTGTCTATCCCAACAGTCCAGCACATCAGGCGGGCCTGCGGGATGGTATCATTATTACTCAGATCGGCGGAATGCCGGTTCCCACTTATAATGACTTGGTGAAGGCGCTCTCCAGCTACTATGGCAAAAATTGCTCCGTCCCCGTCAACTATTATGCACTCGGTCAGCCTTTTGAGACCATCATTCATTTAACGTATGACGATCAATTTACCGGTATGATCGACCCGGCGCATGTTACAGTAGAGGAGCTGGTCAATCAACGTATTCAGAAATCCTCAACTTAA
- a CDS encoding RnfABCDGE type electron transport complex subunit D — translation MELLEQALMMWIYRIDPRYLVLLFLCSFAVAGQVFLGFFQKWDAILAAVIAAVAVELVVNRIVNKKWIYPLSSVITGLGISLLLSSHQVWPYVVTSILAISIKYMIRLQGKHLFNPNNVAMVVMLFFLPQYAVSTPKQWTNSYEIMVFILILGIIAAHAAKRLDTVMAFIISFSVFAYVRHIGFGEPILFAFGPLLGASFQLFCFFMITDPKTTPPTRMARVIFASLIALTDAMMRIHEITNSTFYAAFVVTLLIGVPYRLLRHRAQ, via the coding sequence TTGGAATTATTGGAACAAGCGCTGATGATGTGGATATATCGAATTGACCCGCGTTACCTCGTATTGCTATTTTTGTGCAGCTTCGCCGTTGCAGGTCAGGTATTCTTGGGATTCTTTCAAAAGTGGGATGCTATACTTGCCGCAGTCATCGCTGCTGTCGCAGTAGAATTAGTTGTGAACAGAATAGTAAACAAAAAATGGATTTATCCTCTCAGCTCCGTAATTACAGGTCTTGGTATTAGTCTGCTCCTGAGCTCACATCAGGTATGGCCTTATGTTGTAACCTCGATACTCGCCATAAGTATCAAATATATGATTCGTCTGCAGGGAAAGCATTTATTTAATCCCAATAATGTGGCAATGGTCGTTATGTTGTTCTTTTTGCCTCAATATGCGGTGAGCACACCTAAACAGTGGACAAATAGTTATGAAATCATGGTCTTCATTTTAATCCTGGGGATCATTGCGGCACATGCGGCCAAGCGGCTGGATACCGTTATGGCCTTCATAATCTCCTTCTCTGTTTTTGCTTATGTGCGACATATAGGGTTTGGTGAGCCGATTTTATTCGCATTTGGTCCACTGCTGGGAGCGTCCTTTCAATTATTTTGTTTCTTTATGATTACCGATCCGAAGACAACCCCTCCAACTCGTATGGCCAGAGTGATATTCGCTAGCTTGATTGCGCTTACCGATGCGATGATGCGTATCCATGAGATTACAAATTCTACATTTTATGCGGCGTTCGTTGTGACCCTTCTTATTGGGGTACCTTATCGGCTATTACGGCACAGGGCACAGTGA
- a CDS encoding YqaJ viral recombinase family nuclease codes for MRGNVLTKTHTLTAEEWLMWWRSGISGHEAAAVCGVDKWKTALEVYLDKTNSSPEGKTTEAMHLGKQMKTMIAREFMARTGKRVVRCNAIYQHREHPFMIATIDRWLVGTNEGLLCKSVGEYRKDEWKDGVVPEAIHLQCQHLMAVSGASNWWVAVLIGGNKLRTVRVDRDEGAMEKLIRSEMFFWREHVEKRIPPQPDGSDASSRLLREMYPAAVTTPKAIELPVEALQWIEQYKTEAAVEKGAAHRRQEAENQLKNILGSSELGYVDNYRVEWKTIRRKTDKLNEYRRFSIYPI; via the coding sequence ATGCGTGGAAACGTATTAACAAAAACGCATACACTTACAGCCGAGGAGTGGCTCATGTGGTGGAGAAGCGGCATATCTGGCCATGAAGCCGCTGCAGTATGCGGGGTTGATAAATGGAAGACAGCGCTGGAAGTGTATCTGGATAAAACGAACAGTAGCCCCGAAGGCAAGACTACAGAGGCAATGCATCTCGGTAAGCAAATGAAAACTATGATTGCCCGAGAATTTATGGCACGAACCGGAAAGAGGGTTGTCAGGTGCAACGCGATCTATCAGCATCGAGAGCACCCGTTCATGATCGCGACAATTGACCGATGGCTTGTCGGGACAAACGAAGGATTGCTGTGTAAGTCGGTTGGCGAATACCGTAAGGACGAATGGAAGGATGGAGTCGTGCCCGAAGCGATTCATCTGCAATGTCAGCATCTGATGGCTGTAAGCGGGGCCAGTAACTGGTGGGTGGCCGTTCTCATTGGTGGCAACAAGCTGCGAACGGTTCGTGTTGACCGTGACGAAGGAGCAATGGAGAAGCTTATTCGTTCAGAGATGTTCTTCTGGCGAGAGCATGTGGAGAAGCGGATTCCTCCTCAACCGGATGGCAGTGATGCCTCCTCCAGGCTATTAAGAGAGATGTACCCTGCTGCTGTAACAACACCCAAAGCCATTGAATTGCCAGTCGAGGCGCTGCAATGGATTGAACAGTATAAGACGGAGGCTGCTGTAGAGAAGGGGGCTGCTCATCGCAGGCAAGAAGCCGAGAATCAGTTGAAAAATATACTGGGCAGCAGCGAGCTCGGCTATGTGGACAATTATCGAGTCGAGTGGAAGACCATACGCCGCAAAACGGATAAACTAAACGAATATCGCAGATTTTCCATCTATCCAATCTAA
- a CDS encoding RnfABCDGE type electron transport complex subunit D: MRNEREKKLRPVISWLDYRIDPRFFILLFLLSFVVAGQVYLGFYQQWNAVFTAVGCSTATELLLSRVKYKRWMWPISGVITGLGVSLLLSSHKLWPYALAAVLSIGLKYAIRFKGSNIFNPNNVAMVILLFFLPQFAVSTPKQWTNGIEIMIVILCLGVFACYMANRLDSVIAFFGSFALFAWMRHLFFGAPLYAAFGPMMGASLQLFTFFMITDPKSTPTTRKARMAFAVLIALIDAIFRINRIPNPQFYALFLACLIMIIPYRIWINRKIQNELSLS; encoded by the coding sequence ATGCGCAATGAACGTGAAAAAAAGCTACGACCCGTAATATCCTGGTTGGATTATCGTATTGACCCGAGATTTTTTATCCTGTTGTTTTTATTAAGCTTTGTGGTTGCAGGTCAGGTATACCTTGGGTTCTATCAACAATGGAACGCTGTCTTCACAGCGGTGGGCTGTAGTACAGCAACTGAATTATTGCTGAGTCGAGTGAAATATAAAAGATGGATGTGGCCGATCAGCGGGGTAATTACTGGACTTGGAGTGAGCCTGCTGCTTAGTTCTCATAAGCTCTGGCCTTATGCCTTAGCGGCCGTCTTATCCATTGGCTTAAAGTATGCCATTCGTTTCAAAGGATCGAATATCTTTAATCCAAATAATGTGGCCATGGTGATCCTGTTGTTTTTTCTTCCGCAGTTTGCAGTCAGCACCCCTAAACAATGGACCAATGGCATCGAAATCATGATTGTTATTCTTTGCTTAGGTGTTTTCGCTTGTTATATGGCTAACCGCCTCGATTCCGTCATTGCCTTCTTCGGCAGCTTTGCCCTCTTTGCCTGGATGCGGCATCTGTTTTTTGGAGCTCCCTTATATGCTGCATTTGGGCCGATGATGGGGGCCTCTTTACAGCTCTTTACGTTCTTTATGATCACCGATCCGAAATCAACGCCGACAACACGTAAAGCGCGTATGGCATTCGCGGTGTTGATCGCCCTAATTGATGCGATATTCCGCATTAACCGGATTCCGAATCCTCAGTTCTATGCCCTCTTCCTTGCTTGCCTTATTATGATTATTCCTTATCGGATTTGGATCAACCGTAAAATTCAGAACGAGCTGTCCCTTTCATGA
- a CDS encoding 6-phospho-beta-glucosidase has protein sequence MTKKSLKIAVIGGGSSYTPELIEGLIRYYDVFPVSELYLVDIPEGAEKLNIIGALAQRMVEESGVPMRIVPTFDRRAAIRGADFVTTQIRVGMLDARSRDERIPLAHHLIGQETTGAGGFAKALRTIPVILDICREMEELAPHAFLINFTNPAGLVTEAVLKYSPIRTVGLCNLPIDTKMQIAELYNRKPEELFIEMAGINHLNWTTKVVIDGIDVTKDFLGRLSDGKSFSMTNIPDLAWDQSFIRSLGALPCAYHRYYYMKNEMLEELLNKLEKQGTTRADDVKAVEAELFELYKQPELKHKPKQLEQRGGAYYSEAAVRLMRSIYNDTGDVQTVNVRNNGIISCLPDDASIEVNCVIKSDGPHPLSLSRPLPTQIRGLLQVVKAYEELTVEAAVHGDYGKALQALTIHPLVGDEQAARAVLDELLQANAAYLPQFQPTCPQ, from the coding sequence ATGACTAAAAAAAGCCTGAAAATCGCAGTAATCGGCGGCGGCTCCTCATATACACCTGAATTAATTGAAGGACTGATCCGCTATTATGACGTATTCCCTGTAAGCGAGCTGTATCTCGTCGACATCCCGGAGGGGGCGGAGAAGCTGAACATCATCGGCGCGCTCGCCCAGCGGATGGTGGAGGAGAGCGGTGTACCGATGCGGATCGTGCCTACCTTCGATCGACGCGCGGCGATACGCGGCGCGGACTTCGTGACCACCCAGATCCGTGTTGGCATGCTCGACGCCCGTTCACGGGATGAGCGGATTCCCCTGGCCCATCATCTGATCGGCCAGGAGACGACCGGAGCTGGCGGCTTCGCCAAGGCGCTTCGCACGATTCCGGTCATCCTCGATATCTGCCGGGAGATGGAGGAGCTGGCGCCCCACGCCTTCCTGATCAACTTCACCAATCCGGCCGGTCTGGTGACAGAGGCCGTGCTGAAGTACTCCCCGATCCGCACCGTCGGCTTGTGCAACCTGCCGATCGATACGAAGATGCAGATTGCCGAGCTGTACAATCGGAAGCCCGAGGAGCTATTCATCGAGATGGCCGGCATCAACCATCTGAACTGGACGACGAAGGTCGTTATCGACGGGATCGATGTGACGAAGGACTTCCTGGGGCGTCTCTCGGATGGCAAGAGCTTCTCCATGACGAATATTCCCGATCTGGCATGGGATCAGTCCTTCATCCGCTCCTTGGGGGCGCTGCCCTGCGCCTATCATCGCTACTATTATATGAAGAATGAGATGCTGGAGGAGCTGCTGAACAAGCTGGAGAAGCAAGGAACGACGCGCGCGGATGATGTGAAGGCCGTCGAAGCGGAGCTGTTCGAGCTGTATAAGCAGCCGGAGCTGAAGCATAAGCCGAAGCAGCTTGAGCAGCGCGGCGGCGCCTATTATTCCGAAGCCGCCGTGCGCCTGATGCGATCCATCTACAACGATACCGGCGATGTGCAGACGGTCAATGTCCGCAACAACGGCATCATCTCCTGCTTGCCTGACGATGCCTCCATCGAGGTCAATTGTGTCATCAAGTCCGACGGCCCTCACCCGCTCTCGCTCAGCCGTCCGCTGCCGACACAGATACGCGGACTGCTGCAAGTGGTCAAGGCTTACGAGGAATTAACGGTGGAAGCCGCTGTCCATGGTGATTACGGCAAAGCTCTGCAGGCACTGACAATCCATCCGCTGGTCGGTGACGAGCAGGCCGCGCGGGCCGTGCTCGATGAGCTATTGCAAGCGAACGCGGCCTATTTGCCACAATTTCAACCGACCTGTCCACAATAA
- a CDS encoding N-acetylglucosamine kinase: MFVAGVDGGGSKTEAIIADAQGHVLGVGRAGCGNHQINGVQAAVANIRQALCAALEQAGLEEHELTFVHYGLAGADRPHDFEILRPEIEAQLPHTPYTIECDVFEGLRIATADHTGVVLVCGSNTNAAGRSKDGKTAVVGGTGTLFGDRAGGYYLADQAFGRAIRAWEGREPHTTLVERIPAALGFERMADMVEHYLKLDPPSAPLPLVLIVHEEASAGDWLAIELLEDMGRELGTAAVAVLSKLGEMKQQPVPIVLTGSILQHGRHPLLLSALTDRVQAAYPNAYPVIPVLPPMFGALLTAMDQAGIETSADTLSQFESYLEANKP, encoded by the coding sequence GTGTTTGTGGCAGGAGTCGATGGAGGAGGCAGCAAGACGGAAGCGATCATAGCGGATGCGCAGGGACATGTATTGGGCGTTGGTCGGGCAGGCTGTGGCAACCATCAGATTAACGGTGTCCAAGCAGCGGTCGCCAACATACGCCAGGCGCTATGTGCGGCGCTGGAGCAAGCAGGACTGGAGGAACACGAGCTGACTTTTGTCCATTACGGGCTGGCGGGCGCCGACCGCCCCCACGACTTCGAGATTCTGCGTCCCGAGATCGAAGCGCAGCTCCCTCATACACCCTATACGATCGAATGCGACGTGTTCGAAGGCTTGCGGATTGCAACAGCCGATCATACCGGCGTCGTGCTCGTATGCGGCAGCAATACCAATGCGGCCGGTCGCAGCAAGGACGGCAAAACCGCCGTCGTAGGCGGCACAGGCACCCTGTTCGGTGATCGGGCAGGCGGCTATTACTTGGCCGATCAGGCGTTCGGACGGGCCATTCGCGCTTGGGAGGGTCGCGAGCCGCATACCACATTAGTGGAGCGCATCCCGGCGGCGCTCGGCTTTGAGCGGATGGCGGATATGGTCGAGCACTATCTGAAGCTTGATCCGCCGTCTGCTCCCTTGCCCCTGGTGCTGATCGTGCATGAGGAGGCAAGTGCAGGCGACTGGCTGGCGATCGAGCTGCTGGAGGATATGGGGCGAGAGCTCGGCACCGCAGCCGTAGCCGTCCTGAGCAAGCTGGGCGAGATGAAGCAGCAGCCCGTGCCGATCGTTCTGACCGGCAGTATCCTGCAGCATGGACGTCATCCCCTGCTGCTCTCGGCGCTCACCGACCGGGTGCAGGCCGCTTATCCGAACGCCTATCCGGTGATTCCGGTTCTGCCGCCCATGTTCGGCGCGCTATTAACGGCGATGGATCAAGCGGGCATCGAAACATCAGCGGATACATTATCCCAATTTGAATCTTATCTGGAGGCAAATAAGCCATGA